A single genomic interval of Armigeres subalbatus isolate Guangzhou_Male chromosome 1, GZ_Asu_2, whole genome shotgun sequence harbors:
- the LOC134223118 gene encoding elongator complex protein 6, with amino-acid sequence MAQPVLTACGLQSELLPRFTLIKEDSGVDGGFLIAATLGQRLKASRDNHVLLIATHHTYHHYSSACMKIGFNLGPARESGQLEILDVGAELYRNYPDATPSLDDINKRIDTFLETNQNASILIDDLSYFLNFDHSEAQLIDFVEQFAVPTDEQRHHSLVIKLNTADLWPTLCANLDDMAQTEIRLQRLASGQFREVDGRLIVRRYPTEKDAGAQGLMKVKVVDKSVLYKVNERNVKVFVPGEIGIKNL; translated from the coding sequence ATGGCTCAGCCCGTTCTGACTGCATGTGGTTTACAAAGTGAGCTCCTACCCCGCTTCACCTTGATCAAAGAGGACTCCGGAGTAGATGGAGGATTTCTAATAGCCGCTACATTGGGCCAACGTCTCAAGGCATCCAGAGACAATCACGTACTTCTGATAGCTACGCATCACACCTACCATCATTACAGCTCGGCATGTATGAAGATAGGCTTTAATCTGGGCCCGGCACGTGAATCCGGACAACTGGAAATCCTAGACGTCGGTGCCGAGTTGTACCGCAACTACCCTGACGCCACCCCCTCTCTAGATGACATCAATAAACGAATCGACACTTTCCTGGAAACGAACCAGAATGCGTCCATTCTCATTGATGATCTATCTTACTTCCTGAACTTCGACCACTCGGAAGCGCAGTTGATCGACTTTGTGGAGCAGTTTGCCGTCCCGACTGACGAACAACGTCATCACTCGCTGGTAATCAAATTAAATACGGCTGATCTGTGGCCAACACTGTGCGCCAATCTGGACGATATGGCACAAACCGAGATCCGACTGCAGCGGTTGGCATCCGGGCAGTTTCGCGAAGTGGACGGGCGACTTATTGTGCGTCGTTACCCTACGGAGAAGGATGCCGGAGCACAAGGTTTGATGAAAGTGAAGGTGGTGGATAAATCGGTGCTGTACAAGGTTAATGAAAGAAATGTCAAGGTATTTGTGCCGGGAGAGATAGGTATTAAGAATTTGTGA